TGGCGATCTGGGTCGCCAGGTGCGCGATCGACGGTTCCATCAGGTCGGTCAGCGGCTTGGGCCACAGGCCGAACAGCAGGGTGCCGGCGGCGAACACGCCCAGCACCAGCACTTCGCGTGCGTTGATGTCCTTCAGTTCGGCGACGTGGGCGTTGGCCACCTCGCCGAAGAACACGCGGCGGTACAGCCACAGGGTGTACGCGGCGGCGGTGATCAGGGTGGTTGCTGCCAGCACCGCGATCACCGGGTGCTTCTGGAAGCTGGCCAGGATGATCATGAACTCGCCGACGAAACCGCTGGTGCCCGGCAGGCCCGCGTTGGCCATGAAGAACAGCATCGAGAAGGTGGCGAACCACGGCATCACGTTGGCCACGCCGCCGTAGTCGGCGATGCGGCGGGTGTGCATGCGGTCGTACAGCACGCCGATGCAGGAGAACATCGCGCCGGACACGAAACCGTGCGAGATCATCTGCACCATGGCGCCCTGCAGGCCCAGGCGCGCGGCGTCGACCGAGCCGTAGTCGCGCACCAGGGTGAAAGCGATGAAGCTGCCCAGGGTGACGAAGCCCATGTGCGCCACGGACGAGTACGCCACCAGCTTCTTCATGTCGTCCTGGACCAGGGCGACCAGGCCGACGTAGATCACCGCGATCAGGGACAGGGCGATGATCAGCCAGGCCCACTCGTGGCCCGCATCCGGGGTGATCGGCAGGTTGAAGCGCAGGAAGCCGTAGCCACCGATCTTCAGCGCGATCGCGGCCAGGATCACCGAACCGGCGGTCGGCGCTTCCACGTGCGCGTCAGGCAGCCAGGTGTGCACCGGGAACATCGGCACCTTCACCGCGAAGGCGATCGCGAAGGCGAAGAAGATCCAGGTCTGCTCCTTGGCGCTCAACGGCAGCGCGTAAAGGTCGGCGAGCTGGAAGCTGCCACCCTTCAGGTACAGGTAGATCAGCGCCACCAGCATCAGCACCGAGCCGAGGAAGGTGTACAGGAAGAACTTCATCGCCGCGTAGATGCGACGCGGGCCGCCCCAGATGCCGATGATCAGGAACATCGGGATCAGCATGGCCTCGAAGAACACGTAGAACAGGATCGCGTCGGTGGCGGCGAAGATGCCGACCGTCACGCCCTCGAGGATCAGGAACGCGGCCACGTACTGGTTGACCCGCTTCTGGATCGACTCCCACGCGCCGATCAGCGCCAGCGGGGTGACGATGGTCGTCAGCAGGATCAGGGCCACCGCGATGCCGTCGGCACCGAGGTTGTAATGGATGTCGTAGGCCGGGATCCAGGCATGGGCCTCGACGAACTGCAGCCCGGGGGCGGCATAGTCGAACCCGGTCACCAGGCCCACGCTCAGGACCAGGGTCAGCAGGGCCACGCCCAGCGCGGACCAGCGTGCAGCCGCGGGCCGGTCGCCCAGCGCCAGCACCAGCGCACCGCCGATGATCGGCAGCCAGATCAGGACACTCAACAGGTGGTTCGCCACGTCGTGTTCTTCCGTGCAGTCAGTTCATTGCCAGAAACGCATGAGCACGGCCAGCAGTGCGATAAGGCCGATGATCATGGCGAAGGCGTAGTGGTAGAGGTAACCGGACTGGGTGCGGCGCAGGAGCGCGGCGGCCAGGCCGATGACGCGGGCGCTGCCGTTGACGAACACGCCGTCCACGATATTGGTGTCGATCCAGCGCGAGATCCGGCCCAGCGCCAGGCCACCGCCGGCGAAGCCCTTGATCCACAGGTGGTCGAAGCCGTACTTCTCCTCCAGCACGCGCACCAGCGGGTTCAGCGAGCGGCGCAGGCGGCCCGGGACCTCCGGCTTCCACAGGTACAGCGCGGCGGCGAGCAGGAAGCCGGCCAGGGTCAGCCAGAACGCCGGCATCATCATGCCGTGCAACGCGTACTTGACCGGGCCGTGCCAGTACTCGGCACCGACCGCGGCGACGGTGTCGCGCGCCGGGTCCATGAAGTCGATCACGCCGGTGAAGAAGCTCACGGCCTGGCCCGGGACCAGCGCCTCGGCGTGGTTGCCACGCCAGTCGGTGCCGAACAGCATCGGGCCGATGGTGAAGAAACCGATCAGGATCGACGGGATCGCCAGCAGCACCAGCGGCAGGGTCACCACCCACGGCGACTCGTGCGGCTCGTGCGGCTCGTGGGCGCCATGGTGGCCATGGCCGTGGTCGTCATGGCCGTGCGCGTCGTGCGCATGCCCGTCGTGGCCATGGTCGCCGTGCACCTGGGCCTCGGCGTCGGCGTGCGCGGCCGAACCGTGTGCATGCTCGTCATGGTGCGCGACGTTGTCGCGGAAGCGCTCCTGGCCATGGAAGGTCAGGAACAGCAGGCGGAAGCTGTAGAAGCTGGTGACGATCACGCCGCCGATCACCGCCCAGTAGCCATAGGTGGCCACCCAGCTGCTGCTCTCGTGGGCGTGGTGCGCGGCGGCCTCGATGATCGTGTCCTTCGAGTAGAAACCCGAGAAGAACGGGGTGCCGACCAGGGCCAGGGTGCCGATCACGCTGGTCCAGTAGGTGACCGGCATGTACTTGCGCAGGCCGCCCATCTTGCGCATGTCCTGCTCGTGGTGCATGCCGATGATCACCGAGCCGGCCGCCAGGAACAGCAGCGCCTTGAAGAAGGCGTGGGTCATCAGGTGGAACACGGCCGCCGAGTAGGCGGACACGCCCAGGGCCACGGTCATGTAACCGAGCTGGGACAGGGTCGAGTACGCGACCACGCGCTTGATGTCGTTCTGCACGATGCCGATCAGGCCGGTGAAGAACGCGGTGGTGGCGCCGACGAACAGGACGAAGTCCAGGGTCGCCTGGGTCAGCTCGAACAGCGGCGACATGCGCGCCACCATGAAGATGCCGGCGGTGACCATGGTCGCGGCGTGGATCAGGGCCGAGATCGGGGTCGGGCCTTCCATCGAGTCCGGCAGCCACACGTGCAGCGGGACCTGGGCGGACTTGCCCATGGCGCCGATGAACAGGCACACGCAGATGATGGTCGCGACCTGCCAGGCGTGGCCCTCGAAGATCTGCACCTCGGCACCGGCGATCAGCGGCGCGCGGGCGAACACGGTGGCGTAGTCCAGGGTGCCGAACCACAGCAGCACGCCGGCGATGCCCAGCAGGAAGCCGAAGTCGCCCACGCGGTTGACGATGAAGGCCTTCATGTTGGCGAACACCGCGCTCGGCCGCTTGAACCAGAAGCCGATCAGCAGGTACGACACCAGGCCCACCGCTTCCCAGCCGAAGAACAGCTGCAGGAAGTTGTTGCTCATGACCAGCATGAGCATCGAGAAGGTGAACAGCGAGATGTAGCTGAAGAAGCGCTGGTAGCCCGGGTCCTCGGCCATGTAGCCGATGGTGTAGACGTGGACCAGCAGCGAGACGAAGGTGACGACCACCATCATCATCGCCGTCAGGCGGTCGATCATGAAGCCGACGTGGGCCGAGTAACCGGCGACGTCGAAGAAGGTGTAGACGTTCTCGTTGAACGGCGCGGCACCGC
This genomic interval from Pseudoxanthomonas suwonensis 11-1 contains the following:
- a CDS encoding NADH-quinone oxidoreductase subunit M, translated to MANHLLSVLIWLPIIGGALVLALGDRPAAARWSALGVALLTLVLSVGLVTGFDYAAPGLQFVEAHAWIPAYDIHYNLGADGIAVALILLTTIVTPLALIGAWESIQKRVNQYVAAFLILEGVTVGIFAATDAILFYVFFEAMLIPMFLIIGIWGGPRRIYAAMKFFLYTFLGSVLMLVALIYLYLKGGSFQLADLYALPLSAKEQTWIFFAFAIAFAVKVPMFPVHTWLPDAHVEAPTAGSVILAAIALKIGGYGFLRFNLPITPDAGHEWAWLIIALSLIAVIYVGLVALVQDDMKKLVAYSSVAHMGFVTLGSFIAFTLVRDYGSVDAARLGLQGAMVQMISHGFVSGAMFSCIGVLYDRMHTRRIADYGGVANVMPWFATFSMLFFMANAGLPGTSGFVGEFMIILASFQKHPVIAVLAATTLITAAAYTLWLYRRVFFGEVANAHVAELKDINAREVLVLGVFAAGTLLFGLWPKPLTDLMEPSIAHLATQIATSKL
- the nuoL gene encoding NADH-quinone oxidoreductase subunit L produces the protein MIISKTHLLLIVLAPLLGSIIAGLFGRQVGRRGAQSATILGVAASCALSCWVLYQLVAGGAAPFNENVYTFFDVAGYSAHVGFMIDRLTAMMMVVVTFVSLLVHVYTIGYMAEDPGYQRFFSYISLFTFSMLMLVMSNNFLQLFFGWEAVGLVSYLLIGFWFKRPSAVFANMKAFIVNRVGDFGFLLGIAGVLLWFGTLDYATVFARAPLIAGAEVQIFEGHAWQVATIICVCLFIGAMGKSAQVPLHVWLPDSMEGPTPISALIHAATMVTAGIFMVARMSPLFELTQATLDFVLFVGATTAFFTGLIGIVQNDIKRVVAYSTLSQLGYMTVALGVSAYSAAVFHLMTHAFFKALLFLAAGSVIIGMHHEQDMRKMGGLRKYMPVTYWTSVIGTLALVGTPFFSGFYSKDTIIEAAAHHAHESSSWVATYGYWAVIGGVIVTSFYSFRLLFLTFHGQERFRDNVAHHDEHAHGSAAHADAEAQVHGDHGHDGHAHDAHGHDDHGHGHHGAHEPHEPHESPWVVTLPLVLLAIPSILIGFFTIGPMLFGTDWRGNHAEALVPGQAVSFFTGVIDFMDPARDTVAAVGAEYWHGPVKYALHGMMMPAFWLTLAGFLLAAALYLWKPEVPGRLRRSLNPLVRVLEEKYGFDHLWIKGFAGGGLALGRISRWIDTNIVDGVFVNGSARVIGLAAALLRRTQSGYLYHYAFAMIIGLIALLAVLMRFWQ